Part of the Nitrospirota bacterium genome is shown below.
TCCCGGTAAAGTATTCCTCAGAATTATTCGTTCCGGACTCAGGTTATGTATGATGAGTCCTGGTTCGAATACCATAGCGAAGGATGCTGATATTCCAGCAGTGGCCTGGTATTCATGAAGGAGGGAAGAATGAAGCAGAAACACAAAGGAGGGTTTTCATCAAGATGAAATCTGAAAAAAAGGGAGGAAGGTGTATGAAGAAAGTATTGTCTTTCGTGGTAAGCCTCTGTCTCCTGCTCTCGACAGCAGGGGCATCAATGGCAGCAGAGGATATTAAAGATCCTATACTCAAAAAACTGGTGGAGAAAGGTGTACTCACAACCCAGGAAGCTCTCTCGATCACAGACGAGATGAAGGCTGAAGCAAAAAAGGCCGAAGAGAAAAAAGTAAAATGGGCCGGTAGTTTCAGGATGCGGCATGATTCACAGTGGTTCGAAAAACCGGACAAGGCGGACAGGCACAGAGAGAGGATACAGGGTCGATTCGGGTTTACCTATGATATCAATGAGATGGCACGGGTCGGGTTTACGCTCGGAACAGGAGAAAAACAGGACCAGGTAACACTCAATCAATCATTAGGGGATATATTTGAGCTGAAAAATGTCTGGCTTGAGGAAGCCTATGTCAAACACAATTTCTTTGACAAAAAACTGGATGTCTATATGGGGAAATTTAAGAATCCTTTCACTCCGTATACATGGATTGTATTTGACGGCGATCTGCATCCCGAGGGGGTGGCGGTTCAGGCACGGCATGAACTCGGCAAACCCTCCGTCTTTCTCAATGCAGGAGCATTTCCTCTCGATGAGTTGAGTGGAGATTCTTCCGATCCTTGGCTTCTCGGTATTCAGGGCGGGATGAAATATGAAGAGAAAGACAAATTTGATGTGGTTGTCGGCCTTGCCCATTATAATTACTCAAACGTCGATCACATCCAGACAGGTCACAACAAATATCACGGCAATACAATCAGCGATTTCAGGGTATATAATGCAACGGCTAATGTTTCCCTGTACCTGCCGCTTTATGTCGGCCTCACAGCCGACTATGTCTATAACGCTGCTGCCGATGACAACAATAAAGGATATCTTGTAGGGGTCACGACCGGAAAGAAAAAAGTAGAGCAATTTAAGGACTGGCAGCTATTTACTACCTACAGCAGAGTTGAAAGCGATGCCACGTTTGATGAATTTTCAGACTCGGATTTCCGCAGCGGTGGCACAAACAACAAAGGCTGGACATTCGGATACAAGTTTGGACTTGGCAAGGGATGGGCGCATGCGCTCAAATATTACATTGCTGAAAATGTGAACGCTCAGCTGCAATCTGATAAGAGGTCACTGGAAGAGAACAGAATCCAGATTGACCTCACCTACGCGTTCAAATTCTAATCAGTCGCTCTTTTTGCCAGAGAAAGGGCACTGGTAACCCTCCACCGCCCTCCCTGCCCCGGGAGGGCGGTTCTTTCTATTCTGCGGCTAAAGGTTTTCTTCCAGATCTCTCTGCGCATGTTCTATATTCAGGAGTCTCCTGACTTTGCTCAGTTTGATATTCAGATGCGCGGTGCATTGCTCAAAGACTTCTGCAACCTCTTCTTTTCTGACAAGTATCTCAAGGGGCAATGACGATGTCTGCTCAATATAAGAGAGGAGCCTTTCAACAAATTCCTTCTCATAGTCTTTCCCGCCCGCGATGTGCAGGTCGAGGATGGAACCTGTGTCATGATCCATGATTATGATCGCATAGGGAAAGACAGGTCTTTCCCCCTGCAGCACGGGGGTGGGGATATGGAAAAAATCTGCCTCCCATACTGCGGTGACGGGCTCCGCTGTTTTTTTCAGCCTCTGTATCCTGATCTCGTCCAGGGGGGCTTTTACGCTGCGGGCCTTTTCCCGGGGAGGCGAGGGCTCCATCCATGCATCACTCCAGGAAAAAGCCCCGTTCTTTTCTTCAGCTTTCCTCACGAAGAACCGGTTCCTCTTCGGCGAAAAATCTATTGGGTCACCCTGCAGGATGCGAAGGCACACATCAGTTGCCTGTTCAAGCGCAATCGTCATAAAGAGTACTTCAGCCCTGTCCAGAAACCACGGGAAATAGCCGGGCCGGTAACTTCTGAATACAGGCCATGCATTTTTCCCCCTGAATCTCAACCCCAGTTCTTTGATGATTTCCCTGTCTTCTTCCTGGACAGACTGTCTGTTTTCGAATGTGAGCATCAGGCAGCTCTGCATATATATGACCTCAGGATCTCCGGGCTGGATAAGTCCTTTCTGGATCTTCTGATAGCTCTGAAGACCTTCAGTCCCGTTATAGACCGC
Proteins encoded:
- a CDS encoding putative porin, producing the protein MKKVLSFVVSLCLLLSTAGASMAAEDIKDPILKKLVEKGVLTTQEALSITDEMKAEAKKAEEKKVKWAGSFRMRHDSQWFEKPDKADRHRERIQGRFGFTYDINEMARVGFTLGTGEKQDQVTLNQSLGDIFELKNVWLEEAYVKHNFFDKKLDVYMGKFKNPFTPYTWIVFDGDLHPEGVAVQARHELGKPSVFLNAGAFPLDELSGDSSDPWLLGIQGGMKYEEKDKFDVVVGLAHYNYSNVDHIQTGHNKYHGNTISDFRVYNATANVSLYLPLYVGLTADYVYNAAADDNNKGYLVGVTTGKKKVEQFKDWQLFTTYSRVESDATFDEFSDSDFRSGGTNNKGWTFGYKFGLGKGWAHALKYYIAENVNAQLQSDKRSLEENRIQIDLTYAFKF